A single Anopheles funestus chromosome 2RL, idAnoFuneDA-416_04, whole genome shotgun sequence DNA region contains:
- the LOC125761824 gene encoding eukaryotic translation initiation factor 4E-binding protein encodes MSASPIARQACASISQAIPSKRVLIHDASELPDLYSSTPGGTLYSTTPGGTRIVYERAFLMNLKNSPLTRTPPNNVPLNLLRSGGSPNSKPMSTLSAVKQQKPVRNSPPKYDEHQEQFDMDL; translated from the exons ATGTCGGCATCACCGATCGCACGTCAGGCCTGCGCCTCCATTTCCCAGGCCATCCCGTCCAAGCGAGTACTCATCCATGACGCATCCGAGCTGCCGGATCTCTACTCCTCCACGCCCGGTGGCACACTGTACTCGACCACTCCCGGAG GTACTCGCATCGTGTACGAGCGAGCCTTCCTGATGAACCTGAAGAATTCCCCGTTGACACGCACGCCGCCGAACAATGTGCCACTGAATCTGCTGCGATCGGGCGGTAGCCCTAACTCGAAACCGATGTCGACACTATCGGCAGTAAAGCAGCAGAAACCTGTCCGTAACTCACCACCAAAGTACGACGAGCATCAGGAACAGTTCGATATGGATCTGTAA